Genomic DNA from Roseiconus lacunae:
TACTTCCGATCGCTAAGTTGCCGACAATTATGGGGGAACTGACACAGCGCATCTTGAAAACCGGTAGACGCCATAACATCTCGCCGGTCTGAAGTGAAAGGGAATAGATGCCGTCACCTGTGTTCGCGCCAATGACTTGGTTATTTACGACGGCAGGAACACCATAGCAAACCCGGGTCGAAGTAACGGGAGTTTCCCAAATGGTAGCGCCCGTTTTGCGATCAAGTGCAATGACTTTGCTGGTGCCCGGTGTGCCACGGCGGACTTGGTCGTGTTGTTGGGAAAAGTTAAGTAGGACTTTTTCGCCGACGACTGTGGGGGAAGTACCGAAGCCATGTTGGCTTTGTGCGGGACCGAAATCTCGTGTCCATTGTTCGTTGCCGTCATGGTCGAGGCATCGGAGCCAAGTGTGCTCACGATCGCTGTTAGCGAAATAGACGAACTCTGCATCTGTCGCGGGAGTGCTCGACGCAAGTGTATTGCGACTGTGGAGGTGGTTGTCGGATTGAGGGAAATCTTTCGACCATCGTGATTGTCCACTGGCGAGGTCGATCGCATGAAGTCGGATCGTCGGTTGTCCCTTGACCATCGCTAAGACGTATACCTGACCGTTCTGGATCGCGATCGAACCGACGTCGCGTGTTTGCAGGTCGAACGTCCAACTTGGTTGCTGTGAACCGAAGGATTTTGGGATCGATGCGTCCGCAACAACTCCGGCATGAGAGAGGCCATGGAAACCGGGCCAATCATTGGCGGACGTTGCCGATGGAAAGACACAAGTGATGGCTAGCAGCGTGACGACGGCAACGCGATTCACAGTGGGCATGGGCGATCGATCGGTGGGCTGGCGAGATGGGAATGGGGGAGAGTCTGACGATGACGGAAAAGAGAGTCCGCGGCGACGCAGGACCGCAACCCAGTTTAAACGATCGATTCCGTCCTGTGCGGGGGATTGTCGCCAGGAATCTGGGAACAAATCAATGGTCGGCTATCTGCGAAGCAATCCGTACTTGAGAATGCACCAGAGTGCGCTCACACCATCGCGCCAACCGATCTTTTTGCCTTCGTCGTACCAGCGATGACGATAACGGATCGGTCGTTCGGTGAAACGCAGATTTTGGCGAGCCAATCGCGCCGTCAACTCGATTTCGATTCCGAAACGGTTCTCACAAAGCTGATCCTGAATCGCATGCAGGTGCTCCCGAGGAACCATTTTGTAGCAGGTTTCGACATCGCTCAGCCGAATGCCGATCGCGATGCTTGCGAGGTAGGTGATCAAGCCATTGACTGCTTGGTGCCACCAGGGCGAAAGTTGGCGGTCGTAGTGTCCGTACCGGGTCCCGTAGGCCACGTCTGCTTCGCCTGCAATGAGCGGTTGCAACAGGTATCGGAAATCGGACGGATCGTATTCTTGATCGGCGTCTTGAATGACAACGATGTCACCGGTCGCTTTTGCGATCCCGGTGCGGATCGCGGCGCCCTTACCGCGGTTTTGTTCGTGGCTGAACACCATCAACGCGTTATCTTGCGAAAGTTCAGCGAGCGCCACCGGGGTGCTGTCTTGACTCCCGTCGTCAACGATGATGATCTGCATCGGAATACCTGTCGCGCGCAAGCGATCGATGACCGATGCGACGGTGTTTCCTTCGTTGTAGACCGGCACGATCACTGAAAGCAGGAAACCTTTCGGCAATGGAAAGATCGCCAACTTGCGACATGCATCGATGCCAAGTGTGGCTCGCATCTTTTCGGCATACGTGGTGGTCCAAAAGTACGATGCCGGAGGATCGCGTTGATCGTCTTGGTGACTCTTCAAATCACGATCGGACATGAACGACGCTGCGAGCGAATAGGGTGCGTTTGGAATTTGTCGAGGAGATTCGTGCGCTCCGATTTCGAGTGCGCTTTCGAACGCGACTGTGCCGCAGTGTAGCAAGATCTTCGGGGGCTGAGTGTCGGCGACGCGTGGTAGCCGGAAAAAAGACGCAAGTCAAAACGGGATTTTTGTTCGGTTCGATTGGTCGTTCGCACTTCCATTGTGATGAGCGATTTTAGTCGTGGTGTCTATGTTGCAAGGAGAGGTGCGACAGCGATTTGATGGGAGGCATTGAGGTGGGCGAACGGTGGATACAAACGTGAAAAAATTTTGAGTTCATTTCACATCGGAAATTGCCGAAGCTTTCGCCATTGTCGCTTTGCCATCTCGCATAGTCGTCAAACTTTGTTGTTGACATTCGGGGGCAACGTTGGCAAATTTCTCCTCGCTCGGGTTGTGGAAAAGATGTTTCACTTCTCGGCCAAGTACTGCTCTTCACTCGTGCACGGGAGACGTTTTGTCGTGATTCGACAAACGCTTTTGCGAACAA
This window encodes:
- a CDS encoding outer membrane protein assembly factor BamB family protein: MPTVNRVAVVTLLAITCVFPSATSANDWPGFHGLSHAGVVADASIPKSFGSQQPSWTFDLQTRDVGSIAIQNGQVYVLAMVKGQPTIRLHAIDLASGQSRWSKDFPQSDNHLHSRNTLASSTPATDAEFVYFANSDREHTWLRCLDHDGNEQWTRDFGPAQSQHGFGTSPTVVGEKVLLNFSQQHDQVRRGTPGTSKVIALDRKTGATIWETPVTSTRVCYGVPAVVNNQVIGANTGDGIYSLSLQTGEMLWRLPVFKMRCVSSPIIVGNLAIGSSGSGGGGNHMVAVKMPNQAGEQPSEAYRVEKYAPYVPTAVVKDDLMFIVDDKGIASCIDAQTGESKWTKRIGGNFGASPILLGNDVLIISLDGEATVFKASPKFQKVTALDLGGPVGATPAYANGKLIIRVGTELRCF
- a CDS encoding glycosyltransferase family 2 protein, which codes for MSDRDLKSHQDDQRDPPASYFWTTTYAEKMRATLGIDACRKLAIFPLPKGFLLSVIVPVYNEGNTVASVIDRLRATGIPMQIIIVDDGSQDSTPVALAELSQDNALMVFSHEQNRGKGAAIRTGIAKATGDIVVIQDADQEYDPSDFRYLLQPLIAGEADVAYGTRYGHYDRQLSPWWHQAVNGLITYLASIAIGIRLSDVETCYKMVPREHLHAIQDQLCENRFGIEIELTARLARQNLRFTERPIRYRHRWYDEGKKIGWRDGVSALWCILKYGLLRR